From a single Capsicum annuum cultivar UCD-10X-F1 chromosome 12, UCD10Xv1.1, whole genome shotgun sequence genomic region:
- the LOC107848941 gene encoding F-box/kelch-repeat protein At3g23880-like, with product MVKTRDSKRRKPVTHVQVPEEIIVEILSKLPVKVLLEFKRVSKSWLALISSLEFIKTHLNSSANNKEYYNHRVILKDMKGKLKDCSLRSLLYNPITKASEIDYPMKEFDIMWFGTANGLICLAYMEKPYDYEYGFPKKTWPSSGKNICIWNPSIRKWKKLPRFSAMRMSCLFCRYGFGYDELHDDYKVVVMFADT from the coding sequence ATGGTGAAAACTAGAGATTCAAAGAGGAGAAAACCGGTAACTCATGTCCAGGTACCCGAAGAGATCATCGTTGAAATACTCTCTAAGCTGCCCGTAAAAGTACTGTTGGAATTCAAGCGTGTTTCAAAGTCATGGCTCGCTTTAATCTCTAGTCTTGAATTCATAAAAACTCATCTCAATTCATCAGCTAATAACAAAGAATACTACAACCATAGAGTTATTTTGAAAGACATGAAAGGCAAGCTCAAGGACTGTTCTCTACGATCATTACTTTACAACCCGATTACTAAGGCGTCTGAAATCGATTATCCCATGAAAGAATTCGATATCATGTGGTTTGGTACTGCCAATGGATTGATTTGTTTGGCTTATATGGAGAAACCTTATGATTACGAATATGGGTTTCCGAAGAAGACATGGCCTAGTTCtggaaaaaatatatgtatttggaACCCCTCGATTAGGAAGTGGAAGAAATTGCCACGATTTTCAGCGATGAGGATGTCTTGTTTATTTTGTAGATATGGGTTTGGATATGACGAGTTACATGATGATTATAAAGTAGTTGTTATGTTTGCTGATACGTGA
- the LOC107848940 gene encoding F-box/kelch-repeat protein At3g23880-like, with translation MIHVKIYSLKRDCWRTVKGFHGGLIIDCSTKSVKGKLYWSSSLSDNAYNIDSFDLANETWNKVEQPDYGEGKFNLMLGVLGSDLVILCNYETHSDVWAMNDYGVETFWKKMFTINCPPDHRNYNFNKHSPVSFFPFFCQSYSGKVLLLYRSVFKIYNPGDDSIRQAKLTNRKYCLEAEIFVESLVNPLSIAYQGHDNNED, from the coding sequence ATGATTCATGTCAAGATTTACAGCCTAAAGAGAGATTGTTGGAGAACAGTTAAGGGTTTTCATGGTGGTTTGATAATAGATTGTTCAACTAAGTCTGTCAAGGGGAAGCTTTATTGGAGTTCATCTCTAAGTGATAATGCGTACAACATTGATTCTTTTGATTTAGCAAATGAGACGTGGAATAAAGTGGAGCAACCCGATTATGGAGAAGGCAAATTCAATTTGATGTTGGGAGTTTTGGGGAGTGATCTAGTAATACTTTGTAATTATGAGACACATTCTGATGTGTGGGCAATGAACGATTATGGAGTTGAAACATTTTGGAAAAAGATGTTCACCATCAATTGTCCTCCTGATCATAGGAATTATAACTTTAATAAACACTCGCCCGTgtcatttttcccatttttttgcCAGTCATATAGCGGTAAAGTTTTACTATTGTATCGCTCCGTTTTCAAGATATACAATCCAGGCGATGATTCAATCAGACAAGCAAAACTTACTAATCGAAAGTATTGTCTTGAGGCAGAAATTTTTGTTGAAAGCCTTGTTAATCCCCTGTCGATAGCTTATCAGGGACATGATAACAACGAAGACTGA